One part of the Streptomyces ferrugineus genome encodes these proteins:
- a CDS encoding alpha/beta fold hydrolase gives MPSHESRPTIHIPGTTSHTVAPRAGLDGREGTLRYLKAGTGAPLVLLHTVRTQAEHFRHLIPLIADHYTVYALDLPGMGYSEIVPGASYDEPAMRAGVERLLTELDLHDVTLLGESMGAVLALTTAGDLPERVRRVVAVNTYDFRGGIARSSLLARVVISGVLAPGVGPVIAGVEPKPALSKILQGGLGDKSALREDYVDELLQVGSRPGYPTVARAVYQSLPSLIAARSRYREVKAPVHLVYGEKDWSRPSDREANKQLLPAADFTQVPKAGHFIALERPDVLADLLKAVA, from the coding sequence ATGCCCAGCCACGAGTCACGACCCACGATCCACATTCCGGGGACCACCAGCCACACCGTCGCCCCGCGCGCGGGACTTGACGGCCGCGAGGGGACCCTGCGCTACCTCAAGGCGGGCACCGGCGCTCCCCTGGTCCTGCTGCACACCGTGCGCACCCAGGCCGAGCACTTCCGCCACCTCATCCCGCTGATCGCGGACCACTACACCGTGTACGCCCTCGACCTGCCGGGGATGGGCTACTCCGAGATCGTGCCCGGTGCGTCGTACGACGAGCCGGCCATGCGCGCGGGTGTCGAGCGGCTCCTCACCGAACTCGACCTCCACGACGTGACGTTGCTGGGCGAGTCCATGGGGGCGGTGCTCGCCCTGACCACCGCCGGCGACCTCCCGGAGCGGGTACGGCGCGTCGTCGCGGTCAACACCTACGACTTCCGCGGTGGGATCGCCCGCTCCAGCCTCCTCGCCCGCGTGGTGATCAGCGGTGTCCTCGCCCCCGGGGTGGGCCCGGTGATCGCCGGGGTGGAGCCCAAGCCCGCCCTCAGCAAGATCCTTCAGGGCGGGCTCGGCGACAAGAGCGCACTGCGGGAGGACTACGTGGACGAGCTCCTCCAGGTGGGCAGCCGCCCCGGCTACCCGACCGTCGCCCGAGCCGTGTACCAGAGCCTGCCCAGCCTCATCGCCGCCCGCTCGCGCTACCGCGAGGTCAAGGCGCCCGTCCACCTCGTCTACGGGGAAAAGGACTGGTCCCGGCCCTCGGACCGGGAAGCCAACAAGCAACTGCTGCCGGCCGCCGACTTCACACAGGTCCCCAAGGCGGGCCACTTCATCGCCCTGGAACGGCCCGACGTGCTGGCCGACCTGCTGAAGGCGGTGGCCTGA
- a CDS encoding SDR family oxidoreductase gives MTALKGANVFVTGGSRGIGKALVEELYARGAGKVYATARDPRGVTHPDAVPVALEVTDPASVAAAAAQAQDVTVLINNAGAAVGASFLDSPVDDIRREFETNFYGPLLVARAFVPVIERNGGGHLLNVHSVLSWLALGGSYSASKAALWSQTNSLRLELQPRGIAVTGLHVGYVDTDLAAGVDAPKSAPRDVAALALDGVETGAYEVLADDISRQVKAGLAGDLAGLYAQLAK, from the coding sequence ATGACTGCTTTGAAGGGCGCGAACGTCTTCGTCACCGGCGGCAGCCGAGGCATAGGCAAGGCGTTGGTGGAGGAGCTGTACGCGCGCGGTGCCGGCAAGGTCTACGCCACGGCCCGCGACCCGCGCGGCGTGACACACCCGGATGCAGTCCCGGTGGCGCTGGAGGTCACCGACCCGGCCTCCGTGGCCGCGGCCGCCGCGCAGGCGCAGGACGTCACCGTGCTGATCAACAACGCCGGTGCCGCGGTCGGCGCGTCCTTCCTCGACTCTCCGGTCGACGACATACGCCGGGAGTTCGAGACCAACTTCTACGGCCCGCTCCTGGTCGCCCGGGCCTTCGTGCCGGTCATCGAGCGCAACGGCGGCGGCCACCTCCTCAACGTGCACTCCGTGCTCTCCTGGCTGGCCCTGGGCGGCTCCTACAGCGCCTCCAAGGCCGCCCTGTGGTCGCAGACCAACTCCCTGCGCCTGGAGCTCCAGCCGCGCGGCATCGCCGTCACCGGACTGCACGTGGGATACGTGGACACCGACCTGGCGGCCGGCGTCGACGCGCCCAAGTCCGCCCCTCGTGACGTCGCCGCCCTCGCCCTCGACGGGGTCGAGACGGGCGCGTACGAGGTGCTCGCCGACGACATCTCACGGCAGGTCAAGGCGGGCTTGGCCGGCGACCTGGCGGGACTGTACGCCCAGCTGGCGAAGTAG
- a CDS encoding TetR/AcrR family transcriptional regulator yields MTTEVKPSPRERLLEAAATLTYRDGVSIGVEALCKAAGVSKRSMYQLFESKDELLAVSLKERASAYVATLLPAAGRSPRERILHVFEQVESQAGAPEFRGCRYLAVQIELKDQSHPASRVAHQVKANLTAFFRAEAEQGGASDPDLLARQLSLVFDGASARAGIQADDLTGLIEPTVTTLLDTAGVR; encoded by the coding sequence ATGACCACCGAAGTGAAACCAAGCCCCAGGGAGCGGCTGCTGGAGGCGGCGGCCACGCTCACCTACCGGGACGGCGTCAGCATCGGCGTCGAGGCGCTGTGCAAGGCGGCGGGGGTGTCGAAGCGCTCCATGTACCAGCTGTTCGAGAGCAAGGACGAACTCCTGGCGGTAAGCCTGAAGGAGCGCGCCTCCGCCTACGTGGCGACTCTCCTGCCCGCGGCGGGCCGGTCACCCCGCGAGCGGATCCTGCACGTTTTCGAGCAGGTGGAATCGCAGGCAGGAGCACCCGAGTTCCGAGGCTGTCGGTACCTGGCCGTGCAGATCGAGCTCAAGGACCAGAGTCACCCCGCGAGCCGGGTCGCCCATCAGGTCAAGGCGAACCTGACCGCCTTCTTCCGCGCCGAGGCCGAGCAGGGCGGGGCGAGCGATCCCGATCTGCTGGCCCGGCAGCTCAGCCTGGTCTTCGACGGCGCGAGCGCCCGCGCGGGAATTCAGGCCGACGACCTGACCGGGCTCATCGAGCCCACCGTGACCACCCTGCTCGACACGGCAGGCGTGCGCTGA
- a CDS encoding ATP-binding protein yields MTTARRQAVAGIRGWCAERNEDAVRTAALLISELLTNAVKHTYGDRVSLLLQPAGPVLRIEVHYSSPELPHPGHPDMNSEHGRGLLLIAALADRHGTEPRETGKCCWTELILPTPAGPGDLHPPPIECRLKDAVAAPTSSQKPEPPTAPLPHEKR; encoded by the coding sequence GTGACCACCGCGCGCCGCCAGGCCGTGGCCGGGATACGAGGCTGGTGCGCGGAGCGGAACGAGGACGCCGTGCGCACCGCCGCGTTACTGATCAGCGAGCTGCTCACCAACGCGGTCAAGCACACATACGGTGATCGCGTATCCCTGCTACTACAGCCGGCCGGCCCCGTTCTCCGCATCGAGGTCCACTACTCCAGTCCGGAGCTGCCCCACCCCGGCCACCCGGACATGAACAGCGAGCACGGCCGGGGACTGCTCCTCATCGCGGCACTGGCCGACCGCCACGGCACCGAGCCGAGGGAGACAGGCAAGTGCTGCTGGACCGAACTCATCCTGCCCACTCCAGCAGGCCCGGGAGATCTCCACCCTCCACCCATCGAATGCCGGCTCAAGGATGCCGTGGCAGCCCCGACGAGCAGCCAAAAGCCCGAACCTCCCACCGCCCCACTCCCTCACGAGAAGCGTTGA
- a CDS encoding transposase, which produces MGGVISADDPKWIEPFSGLTESQFTRLVALVRRRGGDVQRGRPWRLPLENRVLLVATYWRTNLTLRQVAPLFGVSKSAADRILDHLAPLLAISPARRPRKDTVYIVDGTLVPTRDRSIAASSKNYRYSTNLQVVIDANSRLVVAIGLPLPGSRNDCRAFTESGVDRACRGAPTIADGGYQGTGLLVPHRKRRGQTRLSPHQEAENAVHRRARARVEHALARLKNWKILRDCRLKGNGVHQAMLGIARLHNLALTG; this is translated from the coding sequence ATGGGTGGGGTGATCTCAGCGGATGATCCGAAGTGGATTGAGCCGTTCTCCGGACTGACCGAGTCGCAGTTCACCAGGCTGGTGGCTCTGGTGCGGCGTCGCGGTGGTGATGTTCAGCGCGGCCGTCCCTGGCGGCTGCCGCTGGAGAACCGCGTGTTGCTGGTGGCGACGTACTGGCGCACGAACCTCACATTGCGGCAAGTGGCGCCGCTGTTCGGGGTCTCGAAGTCTGCGGCCGACCGCATCCTCGATCACCTGGCGCCCCTGCTGGCCATCTCGCCGGCCCGTCGGCCGCGCAAAGACACCGTCTACATCGTCGACGGCACCCTCGTGCCCACCCGCGACCGCAGCATCGCCGCCTCCAGCAAGAACTACCGCTACTCGACGAACCTGCAGGTCGTTATCGACGCCAACAGCCGTCTGGTCGTGGCGATCGGCCTTCCGCTGCCCGGCAGCCGCAACGACTGCCGGGCATTCACCGAGTCCGGCGTCGACCGGGCCTGCCGCGGCGCACCGACCATCGCCGACGGCGGGTACCAAGGCACCGGCCTGCTCGTCCCGCACCGCAAACGACGAGGTCAGACACGCCTCAGCCCACACCAGGAAGCGGAGAATGCCGTCCACCGCAGGGCGCGAGCCCGGGTGGAACACGCCCTGGCGCGGTTGAAGAACTGGAAGATCCTGCGGGACTGCCGGCTCAAGGGCAACGGTGTTCATCAGGCCATGCTGGGCATCGCCCGGCTCCACAACCTGGCCCTCACCGGATAA